The Candidatus Chlorobium masyuteum genome contains a region encoding:
- the hisN gene encoding histidinol-phosphatase: MVKDFKWTFDTMTSDLQFALEIAEQAGRLTLDYFSGKSLQVFTKRDSSPVTEADRKAEELIRSSISSKYPDDGVLGEEFDEHPSANNRRWIIDPIDGTKAFIHGVPLYGVLIALEVDAAIQLGVVHFPALKELYYAEKGCGAFMNGSPISVSSIVELPDATVVYTEKEYLLDLPSQHPVDRLRLEGGLVRGWGDCYGHMLVASGRAEVAVDKIMSPWDCAALIPVVTEAGGICFDYRGEATIYGEGLVSANHAIGSVLLQDIANHL, encoded by the coding sequence ATGGTAAAAGATTTTAAATGGACCTTCGACACTATGACTTCTGATCTTCAGTTTGCCCTTGAAATAGCCGAACAGGCCGGCCGGTTAACCCTCGATTATTTTTCCGGCAAATCCCTGCAGGTATTTACCAAAAGGGATTCATCTCCGGTAACCGAAGCGGATCGGAAAGCTGAAGAGCTGATCAGAAGTTCGATAAGTTCAAAATATCCGGATGATGGTGTGCTTGGCGAAGAGTTTGATGAGCATCCATCGGCAAACAATCGACGCTGGATTATTGATCCGATTGATGGCACCAAGGCGTTTATTCATGGTGTGCCGCTCTATGGTGTCTTGATTGCTCTTGAGGTTGATGCGGCAATACAGCTTGGCGTTGTTCATTTTCCCGCTCTCAAAGAGCTCTATTATGCTGAAAAGGGATGCGGGGCATTTATGAATGGCTCTCCCATATCGGTCTCCTCGATTGTCGAGCTCCCAGATGCGACGGTTGTTTATACCGAAAAAGAGTATCTGCTTGATCTGCCCTCGCAGCATCCTGTTGACCGGCTTCGCCTGGAGGGGGGACTGGTGCGTGGCTGGGGTGACTGCTATGGCCATATGCTTGTGGCATCAGGCCGGGCAGAAGTGGCCGTTGATAAAATTATGAGCCCCTGGGATTGTGCGGCCCTGATACCGGTTGTTACTGAGGCAGGCGGCATCTGTTTTGACTACCGCGGCGAGGCAACCATTTACGGGGAAGGCCTTGTCAGTGCCAATCATGCAATTGGCAGTGTGCTGCTTCAGGATATCGCAAATCATCTTTGA